A single window of Dendropsophus ebraccatus isolate aDenEbr1 chromosome 5, aDenEbr1.pat, whole genome shotgun sequence DNA harbors:
- the LOC138794022 gene encoding NACHT, LRR and PYD domains-containing protein 1 homolog, which translates to MGLPCRRLLQQWIVDQQMWHHTSTGSSSISHVQNRHKKHLYGKTEKLIENKPPRCNQEEESFPLCTRYVNLIIVSSDQFRERSGNELIETGVKHEEYLKKAQNNLQRISPNKMFRWCHRSRLVPHIVMVSGVPGVGKTTLMQKFVYDWVRGDLYQRFSFVFFFKFRELNSLDEVSLETMILQQYPYLEPQIENILQDPEKLLFIFDGLDESNHTMDFTSGHLFSIPRERGHWGQIVDSLVGKSLLNGCSVLMTSRPTRLASIDCDVFQRIVEIIGFFPEERQTYFENFFSDPELAEKAFTYVKQNDTLYTFCYLPSYCWIICTVLSRSFQTTSSDQPPSLLPKTVTQLFAIFVANILTNHSLEKSDAQKVLQSIGWMAEHGVMNHRIIFDERDLDSFHVDNKSKLLSSFLMESEEPVTYSFLHLTVQEFFSALVHYADYSPKKLQESLNRAQSYPDGRGEMFLRFLCGLSDASTRSILTGYLHTQAAQASRHVITWFNHFVPEEQRLGEKEDKKRLLRIFYCLYESRNKPLVLESLQSCRRLDFFGVNLSALDCTVLSFIMEVCTNIEELQLSDCSLDPEGLERLAPALHNLQELRSHPLAAPFLEGYVASPVFQDS; encoded by the exons ATGGGGCTACCCTGCCGGAGGCTCCtgcagcagtggattgtggaccagCAGATGTGGCACCACACTTCCaccggcagcagcagcatcagcc ATGTCCAGAACCGTCACAAGAAACATTTATATGGAAAAACTGAGAAACTTATAGAGAACAAACCTCCAAGATGTAACCAGGAAGAGGAAAGCTTCCCATTGTGTACACGTTATGTGAACCTCATCatcgtctcctcggatcagtttAGGGAACGTTCTGGAAATGAGCTCATAGAGACCGGGGTAAAACATGAGGAATATTTAAAGAAAGCCCAAAATAACTTACAGCGCATTTCCCCCAACAAGATGTTCCGCTGGTGTCACCGATCCAGACTTGTGCCACATATAGTAATGGTGAGCGGAGTGCCGGGTGTAGGGAAGACCACGCTGATGCAGAAGTTTGTCTATGACTGGGTGAGGGGTGATCTCTATCAAAGATTCTCTTTTGTCTTCTTCTTCAAATTCCGGGAGCTGAACAGCCTGGATGAGGTTAGTCTGGAGACCATGATCCTCCAACAATACCCGTATCTGGAGCCGCAGATTGAGAACATCTTACAAGATCCAGAGAAACTTCTCTTCATATTTGATGGATTAGATGAAAGCAATCACACAATGGATTTCACATCCGGTCACTTGTTCTCTATTCCTAGAGAGCGCGGAcattggggtcagattgtggatagtTTGGTGGGAAAGTCTCTTCTTAATGGTTGTTCTGTTCTAATGACCAGTCGCCCCACCAGACTGGCATCAATAGATTGTGATGTTTTCCAGCGAATAGTAGAGATCATCGGGTTTTTTCCAGAAGAACGACAGACGTACTTTGAGAATTTCTTCTCTGACCCTGAACTGGCAGAAAAGGCTTTTACTTATGTGAAGCAGAATGACACATTGTACACGTTCTGTTACCTCCCGTCCTACTGCTGGATTATCTGTACAGTGTTATCCAGGAGCTTCCAGACAACAAGTAGTGATCAGCCGCCATCATTATTACCCAAAACAGTCACCCAGCTCTTTGCCATATTTGTCGCCAacatcctgaccaatcacagccTGGAGAAAAGTGACGCTCAGAAGGTCCTGCAGTCCATCGGATGGATGGCAGAACATGGAGTCATGAATCACAGGATTATTTTCGATGAACGAGATCTGGATTCTTTCCATGTGGACAATAAGTCAAAGCTCTTATCAAGTTTTCTGATGGAGTCGGAGGAACCTGTGACCTATTCCTTCTTACATCTCACTGTTCAGGAATTCTTCTCTGCCTTGGTGCATTATGCTGATTATTCTCCTAAGAAGTTACAAGAATCACTAAATAGAGCCCAATCCTATCCTGATGGACGTGGTGAGATGTTTCTCCGTTTCCTGTGTGGTCTATCAGACGCCTCCACCAGGTCAATACTAACTGGATACCTGCACACACAGGCAGCTCAGGCCTCCAGACATGTCATCACTTGGTTCAACCACTTTGTTCCAGAAGAACAGAGGCTGGGGGAAAAAGAAGACAAGAAGCGACTTCTCAGGATATTCTACTGTCTGTATGAATCCCGGAATAAACCTCTAGTGCTGGAATCTTTACAATCATGCAGAAGATTGGACTTTTTTGGTGTTAACTTGTCGGCTCTAGACTGCACAGTGTTATCATTTATCATGGAGGTCTGCACAAATATAGAAGAACTCCAACTATCTGACTGTTCATTAGACCCTGAAGGATTAGAGAGACTTGCACCAGCTTTACATAACCTGCAGGAACTGAG GAGCCACCCATTGGCTGcgcccttcctggagggatatgtagctagtcctgtgtttcaagactcttaa